A genomic stretch from Helianthus annuus cultivar XRQ/B chromosome 1, HanXRQr2.0-SUNRISE, whole genome shotgun sequence includes:
- the LOC110873931 gene encoding F-box protein At2g27310, whose translation MGITSLHEHIIQTHILTRLDGRSLAAAGCASSHLQSLCSGEELWSNVCSSSWPSTEHPLVSQAILNFKSGHRSFFSDVFPSPSERLCTASTLLPPTANIISSVDLRYRDQMVFSKVESTNTTPSDWFLSCPFRIDLLEHKELVQSELEISGDDQVIQSNLEKHMTLSWIMIDPTQNRAINLSSTKPVSVHRNWLTDEIELTFSVVTSINSHVHDNEHVNCNIEVTCGVKEGTLELYVSGMSLTIQDINGKCLSGKDSMVILHGLMVAERRWRNGGGGWQKEMYDEYIQRRKERKEKMEMRERRLDLVRVSCAVAFLMAFWSLALF comes from the exons ATGGGAATCACTAGTCTTCATGAACATATCATCCAAACCCACATCTTGACCCGACTCGACGGCCGATCACTCGCCGCAGCGGGCTGCGCCTCGTCCCACCTACAATCCCTTTGCTCCGGTGAGGAACTTTGGTCAAATGTTTGTTCTTCAAGTTGGCCATCCACAGAACACCCTTTGGTCAGCCAGGCCATATTAAATTTTAAGTCTGGCCACCGTTCGTTCTTCTCTGATGTCTTCCCGTCTCCCTCGGAACGCCTGTGTACCGCGTCAACACTACTACCTCCAACCGCGAATATTATCTCCTCCGTTGACCTTAGGTACCGTGATCAGATGGTGTTTTCTAAGGTGGAATCTACTAATACCACGCCTAGTGATTGGTTTCTGTCGTGTCCGTTTCGAATTGATCTTCTTGAACACAAAGAACTCGTCCAATCGGAGTTGGAAATTTCCGGTGATGATCAG GTAATACAATCGAATCTAGAGAAACACATGACGTTGAGTTGGATCATGATTGACCCGACCCAAAACCGAGCTATAAATCTATCAAGCACAAAACCGGTTTCTGTCCACCGGAATTGGTTGACCGACGAAATAGAGTTGACTTTTTCCGTCGTGACCTCCATTAACTCTCACGTACATGATAATGAGCACGTGAACTGCAACATAGAGGTCACTTGCGGTGTCAAAGAAGGCACTTTGGAGTTGTATGTGAGTGGCATGAGTTTAACTATACAAGATATTAATGGCAAGTGTTTGAGCGGAAAGGATAGTATGGTAATTTTACATGGACTTATGGTGGCAGAGCGACGGTGGCGTAACGGTGGTGGAGGGTGGCAGAAAGAGATGTACGATGAGTATATCCAACGGaggaaagaaagaaaagagaagATGGAGATGAGAGAACGAAGGCTTGACTTGGTTCGTGTTAGTTGTGCGGTGGCTTTCTTGATGGCATTTTGGTCACTTGCTCTTTTTTAA